The DNA sequence AAAGCAAATTCTTGACCGAATTGACTTGATTGAAGTCGAAGTCGGCCACTTGTTAAAATTTTTCTCGAATAATCACGAGACTGATTTTGATGCTGTACTGGTGGTGTCAGATATCTTGGTCGGAAACAATAAAAAAGATCTCACATCATGGACTAAAAAAAACTTAGTTGGACTTCTTACTCCATTTAAGAAAATCATAGCTCAAAAACTGAAGACGTCTGATTCTAATTTGGATGTACAATCCTACGAGGTTTTTACACCATGAAATCTCTTAAAAATCTAATTGGCATTACTCTTTTATTGTTATCAACTAATGCTTTCTCCGCTTGGATTGAAGACATTTCTGGACGCAATTTAAGTTTAGTTGTTTATATTGGAACTTTTGACCCAATACACGAAGGACACCAAGAGATTATAGATTGGCTTGTTCGATCTGGTAAATACGATGGAGTAGTCGTCATACCAAATGATCGCCCACTTCATAAACCAGGTGCAACGGCTTATGAAACTAGGCTCAATGATCTTCGACTAATTTATGGTCAACATCAAAAAGTATATGTCCCTAAAGAATATAGGGAGTCTTTTCCTGTCCCCATGTCTATTTCACAAATTAGAGGTATTAAAAAAAATTGTAGAAACTGTTCATTTGTGGGTGCGTTTGGGGATGACATTTTGTCGTCCACATTTAAGCTGACTACTACCAGATTTTTATTGAGTGATTTAAAAAAATGGTTAGTTTTTACTAGAAACTTCAGGGACCAAATTCCAAAGTATTATTTAGGCCGGCCAATTGAACCAATTGAGTTTTCCAATCCTGAGTCGTCAAGCCACATAAAAAAACAACTTCTAGCTATTTCTGATAGAGATTCTTCTCAATCAGCTAAATTAAATATTCACCAAAACGTCTTAGATAGAATTCTATTTAGTAATGCTTATTCAAATGGCGGTACCTATTTTAAAACGGGAGATATAATTTCGTTTTCTTTACGCCGCGGAATGACCCCAAAAATCGTTCAAGCTATCTCTGATAGTCCGTTTGACCATGTCGGAGTTTTAAGCTGGGAGCAGGACTTACTTTTTATTTATGAATTTATTTTAGGAAAGGGTATTGTTAAATCTAAGCTATCCGATCGCTGGAATTACTATAGAGACTCGAATGGACAAGTCCACTTCGCCTTAGCTTATGGCAAAAAAGACCTTGGTGAAAAAGATTTGGAACGGATAAAAATGTTCCTTGCTAATGCTGCCGATTTTTCAAATCAAAGCTTTAAGTCATGTACTGATTTTGTACTTAAATCGTTATCTGAGCTGGGAGTTACACTTAAATTTGATCCATCTGAAAGAATAAAAATACAATCAAGAGTTAAATCAATAGCGAATATGGAAAAATATAAAGACATTCCGATTTATGAAACCATAACTCCCGTGGAAATTTTAAAAAAACTTAATCTAGTTTATTCTTCAGAACCCTCGCTTCATTGGACTGGCTCCGATCTTCAAACTGCCTGGGGTCACTCGACTCCGAGTTGCTTAGGCTTTTATAAATAAGTTAAACGACTCAATGTTATGCCTTCTTTCTAAAAACCGTCTGCTCCAGCTTTTCCAAACGCTCTTCAA is a window from the Deltaproteobacteria bacterium genome containing:
- a CDS encoding adenylyltransferase/cytidyltransferase family protein; translation: MKSLKNLIGITLLLLSTNAFSAWIEDISGRNLSLVVYIGTFDPIHEGHQEIIDWLVRSGKYDGVVVIPNDRPLHKPGATAYETRLNDLRLIYGQHQKVYVPKEYRESFPVPMSISQIRGIKKNCRNCSFVGAFGDDILSSTFKLTTTRFLLSDLKKWLVFTRNFRDQIPKYYLGRPIEPIEFSNPESSSHIKKQLLAISDRDSSQSAKLNIHQNVLDRILFSNAYSNGGTYFKTGDIISFSLRRGMTPKIVQAISDSPFDHVGVLSWEQDLLFIYEFILGKGIVKSKLSDRWNYYRDSNGQVHFALAYGKKDLGEKDLERIKMFLANAADFSNQSFKSCTDFVLKSLSELGVTLKFDPSERIKIQSRVKSIANMEKYKDIPIYETITPVEILKKLNLVYSSEPSLHWTGSDLQTAWGHSTPSCLGFYK